In Halosimplex halophilum, the genomic stretch TGGGCAACGTCCGCGCGCCGGCCGACGACAGCGTCCTCCTGACCTCCCACATCGACACCGTGCCGGGCGACATCCCGGTCCGCGTCGAGGAGAACGAGGCGGGCGAGGAAGAACTGTGGGGCCGCGGGAGCGTCGACGCGAAGGGCCCGCTCTGTTCGATGGCCGTCGCGGCCGTCCGCACCGGCGCCTCGTTCGTCGGCGTCGTCGGCGAGGAAGTTGACTCGCGGGGCGCCCGGTACCTCGTCGAGGACCGCGACGCCGAACCCGACGCCGTGGTCAACGGCGAGCCCTCGGGCTGGGACGGCATCACGCTCGGCTACCGCGGGCTGCTCGCGGGCACCTACGTCGCCACCTCGGAGTCGGGCCACTCCTCCCGGCCGGAGAACAACGCGATCCAGGACGCCATCGGCTGGTGGTCGGCCGTCGAGGAGGAGTTCGGCCACGACGAGTGGGTGCCCGTCTTCGAGCGCGTGACGGCCAAGCCCATCAGCTTCGAGGGCGGGATCACCGACGACGGGCTCTCCGTCGAGGCGACGGCCGACGTGCAGCTGCGCGTCCCGCCGGAGTACACCACCGAGGAGGTCCGCGAGATCGCCGACGGTCACCTCGCGAACGGGACGGTCCACTGGCACGACGCGGTCGAGCCGGTGATGATGAACCCCCGGACCGCGGCGGCCCGAGCCTTCCGCGCGGCGGTCCGGCAGGTCGGCGGCGACCCGCGGCTCCTGCGGAAGACCGGCACAAGTGATATGAACGTGTACGCACAGGAATGGGACTGTCCGATGGTGACCTACGGGCCCGGCGACTCGGATCTGGACCACGCCCCCGACGAGCACGTCTCGCTCGCCGAGTACGACCGCGCCGTGACCGTCCTCGAGACCGCGACGGAGCGACTACAATGAACTTCCTCGACGTCGACGACCTCACGACCGACGAACTGGCGGCCGTCCTCGACCGCGCGGCGGCGATCAAGGCCGACTACCGCGAGACCGGCGCGACGGATCTCCTGGACGGCCAGACACTCGGGATGATCTTCGAGAAGCCGTCGACGCGAACCCGGGTGTCCTTCGAGACGGGGATGACCCAGCTCGGCGGTCACGCCGTCTTCCTCGGTCCGGACGACATCGGCCTGCACGGCCGCGAGCCGGTGAAGGACATCGCGCGGGCGCTCGGTCGCTACGTCGACTTCGTGATGGCGCGCGTCTACGACCACGCCGACGTGGTCGAACTCGGCGAGTACGCCGAGGTCCCGGTCATCAACGCGCTGACCGACGACGCCCACCCCTGCCAGACGCTCGCGGATCTTCTGACCATCCGCGAGCACTTCGAGGACCCGACCGTCGCGTGGGTCGGC encodes the following:
- a CDS encoding [LysW]-lysine hydrolase — encoded protein: MSESAGEQGGGGGDGEEPAPDVPVDEEARDLLVDVVDTPSVTGEEADAAQVLVDFFESHDREVWVDDVGNVRAPADDSVLLTSHIDTVPGDIPVRVEENEAGEEELWGRGSVDAKGPLCSMAVAAVRTGASFVGVVGEEVDSRGARYLVEDRDAEPDAVVNGEPSGWDGITLGYRGLLAGTYVATSESGHSSRPENNAIQDAIGWWSAVEEEFGHDEWVPVFERVTAKPISFEGGITDDGLSVEATADVQLRVPPEYTTEEVREIADGHLANGTVHWHDAVEPVMMNPRTAAARAFRAAVRQVGGDPRLLRKTGTSDMNVYAQEWDCPMVTYGPGDSDLDHAPDEHVSLAEYDRAVTVLETATERLQ
- the argF gene encoding ornithine carbamoyltransferase, which translates into the protein MNFLDVDDLTTDELAAVLDRAAAIKADYRETGATDLLDGQTLGMIFEKPSTRTRVSFETGMTQLGGHAVFLGPDDIGLHGREPVKDIARALGRYVDFVMARVYDHADVVELGEYAEVPVINALTDDAHPCQTLADLLTIREHFEDPTVAWVGDGNNVCQSFVLGAAMSGLDLTVATPEGYGVDEGVLKRADGLGTAPATTTDPEAAIADADVVYTDVWVSMGQEDERAEKLDAFEGFQITPELLGDRALMHCLPAHRGEEVTDAVIESDNAIVWDQAENRLHAQKGLLAWLADQE